The following coding sequences are from one Deinococcus aerophilus window:
- a CDS encoding LabA-like NYN domain-containing protein yields the protein MERIALFIDGANVYAAAKRLGWNFDHRKILDHFAAGGTLYNAFYYTAVPTPTDDKQRRFTDALTYMGYTVRTRPLREVTDEHGEASRRASLDIELVTDLLTTADRYDTAVLLTGDGDFERPVEVLRARGKRVVVASIAEMTSYELRNAADAYVDFKDIREHVERPGYRLPSEQRTAEGRGAETRPFYVTAALGEGHDR from the coding sequence ATGGAACGCATTGCACTTTTTATTGACGGGGCCAACGTGTACGCGGCGGCCAAGCGGCTGGGCTGGAACTTCGACCACCGCAAGATCCTGGACCACTTTGCTGCGGGCGGCACGCTGTACAACGCCTTTTATTACACCGCCGTGCCCACCCCGACCGACGACAAGCAGCGCCGCTTTACCGACGCCCTGACCTACATGGGCTACACCGTGCGCACCCGCCCGCTGCGCGAAGTCACCGATGAACACGGGGAGGCTTCCCGGCGTGCCAGTCTGGACATTGAGCTGGTCACCGACCTGCTGACCACCGCCGACCGTTACGACACGGCCGTGCTGCTCACCGGAGACGGTGACTTCGAGCGTCCGGTGGAGGTGCTGCGGGCACGCGGCAAGCGGGTGGTGGTCGCGAGCATCGCCGAGATGACGAGCTATGAGCTGCGCAATGCCGCCGACGCGTACGTGGACTTTAAGGACATCCGCGAACACGTGGAACGCCCCGGTTACCGGCTGCCCAGCGAGCAGCGCACCGCCGAGGGACGCGGCGCAGAAACGCGGCCTTTCTATGTCACGGCCGCGCTGGGCGAGGGCCATGACCGCTGA
- the plsX gene encoding phosphate acyltransferase PlsX gives MTAEAPAGLPIALDAVGGDHGAPPNVEGAVLAARAGVSVLLVGERVALHAELGRYPGSSALPLEVVDAPDVIGMDEHASDVRGRTEASINVCTRLVKEGRAAAAVSMGHSGATMASALLTLGRIKGVERPAILTHLPARGGMTTLLDVGANADVKASYLAQWARLATVYLKVLEGREEPTVGLLSIGEEDHKGSALVLEAHALLRGLHGHGINFHGNVEGRDIFLGTTDIVVTDGFTGNVVLKLAEGEAKVLFGWVRDALKSSLKSKMGGLLVRGALRGLAERMDPSTYGASILVGVRGLAFIGHGSADAQAVKNALLRADRAYQGRLVPRLEAAFGD, from the coding sequence ATGACCGCTGAAGCGCCGGCGGGGCTGCCGATCGCGCTGGACGCGGTGGGCGGGGACCACGGCGCACCGCCGAACGTCGAGGGCGCGGTGCTGGCGGCCCGGGCCGGGGTGAGCGTGCTGCTCGTGGGCGAGCGGGTGGCGCTGCACGCCGAGCTGGGCAGGTATCCGGGCAGCTCGGCGTTGCCGCTGGAGGTCGTGGACGCCCCGGACGTCATTGGCATGGACGAACATGCCAGCGACGTGCGTGGCCGGACCGAGGCGAGCATCAACGTATGTACCCGGCTGGTCAAGGAGGGCCGCGCCGCCGCCGCCGTCAGCATGGGCCACAGCGGAGCGACCATGGCCTCGGCGCTGCTCACACTGGGACGCATCAAGGGTGTGGAACGTCCGGCCATCCTGACCCACCTGCCCGCCCGCGGCGGCATGACCACCCTGCTGGACGTGGGGGCCAATGCCGATGTCAAGGCCAGTTACCTCGCGCAGTGGGCGCGGCTGGCGACGGTGTACCTCAAGGTGCTGGAGGGCCGTGAGGAACCCACCGTGGGCCTGTTGTCCATCGGTGAAGAGGACCACAAGGGCAGCGCCCTGGTGCTTGAGGCCCACGCCCTGTTGCGTGGCCTGCACGGACACGGCATCAACTTTCATGGCAACGTGGAGGGCCGGGATATTTTTCTGGGCACCACCGACATCGTCGTGACCGACGGATTTACCGGCAACGTGGTGCTGAAGCTGGCGGAGGGCGAGGCCAAGGTGCTGTTCGGGTGGGTGCGCGACGCCCTGAAGAGTTCCCTGAAGTCCAAAATGGGCGGCCTGCTCGTGCGCGGCGCGCTGCGCGGCCTGGCCGAGCGCATGGACCCCAGCACCTACGGAGCGAGCATTCTGGTCGGGGTGCGCGGTCTGGCCTTCATCGGCCACGGCAGCGCCGACGCCCAGGCGGTCAAGAATGCCCTGCTGCGGGCCGACCGGGCCTACCAGGGCCGGCTGGTGCCCCGGCTGGAGGCGGCCTTCGGCGACTGA